From a single Sinomonas atrocyanea genomic region:
- a CDS encoding aspartate kinase has translation MSLPLEVPARQLIVQKFGGSSVADAAGIKRVAQRVVDTQRAGHEVVVVVSAMGDTTDELLDLSSQITDQAPAREMDMLLSAGERISMALLAMAINKLGAKARSFTGSQAGMITDGIHGKARIIDVDPHRVRTALDKGAVAIVAGFQGVSRESHDITTLGRGGSDTTAVALAAALDADVCEIYTDVDGVYTADPRVVPTAKKIDRISSEEMLELAASGAKILHLRCVEYARRFGVPLHVRSSFSQHEGTWVLPSPDDKITISEGVALEQPIISGVAHDRSEAKVTVVGVPDIPGKAAAIFQVIAKAHANVDMIVQNISTFGRGKTDISFTLPIVEGADALEALKAAQGEIGFEDIEYNAEIGKLSLIGAGMRSNPGVSATFFQALSDAGININMISTSEIRISVVTRADLLDAAVRAIHSAFNLDAESEATVYGGTGR, from the coding sequence ATGTCGTTGCCCCTCGAAGTGCCTGCCCGGCAGCTGATCGTCCAGAAGTTCGGCGGCTCCTCCGTCGCGGACGCGGCCGGCATCAAGCGGGTGGCCCAGCGCGTGGTGGACACCCAGCGGGCCGGCCACGAGGTCGTGGTCGTGGTCTCGGCCATGGGCGACACGACCGACGAACTCCTCGACCTCTCGAGCCAGATCACGGACCAGGCACCCGCACGTGAAATGGACATGCTCCTCTCCGCCGGGGAGCGCATCTCCATGGCCCTGCTAGCCATGGCCATCAACAAGCTCGGTGCGAAGGCCCGCTCCTTCACGGGCTCGCAGGCCGGCATGATCACGGACGGCATCCACGGCAAGGCGCGCATCATCGACGTCGACCCGCACCGGGTGCGCACTGCCCTCGACAAGGGCGCGGTGGCGATCGTCGCCGGATTCCAAGGCGTGAGCCGCGAGAGCCACGACATCACCACCCTCGGCCGGGGCGGCTCGGACACCACCGCCGTGGCGCTCGCCGCCGCCCTCGACGCCGACGTGTGCGAGATCTACACGGACGTGGACGGGGTCTACACCGCGGATCCCCGCGTGGTCCCCACCGCGAAGAAGATCGACCGCATCTCGAGCGAGGAGATGCTCGAGCTCGCCGCCTCGGGCGCCAAGATCCTCCACCTGCGCTGCGTCGAGTACGCGCGCCGCTTCGGGGTACCCCTGCACGTGAGGTCCTCGTTCAGCCAGCATGAGGGGACCTGGGTGCTGCCCAGCCCCGACGACAAGATCACCATCAGCGAGGGAGTCGCCTTGGAACAGCCCATCATCTCCGGCGTCGCGCACGACCGCTCCGAGGCCAAGGTCACCGTGGTGGGCGTCCCGGACATCCCCGGCAAGGCGGCTGCGATCTTCCAGGTCATCGCCAAGGCGCACGCGAATGTCGACATGATCGTGCAGAACATCTCCACGTTCGGGCGCGGCAAGACGGACATCTCGTTCACGCTGCCCATCGTCGAGGGCGCGGATGCCCTCGAGGCCCTCAAGGCGGCCCAGGGCGAGATCGGCTTCGAGGACATCGAGTACAACGCCGAGATCGGCAAGCTCTCCCTCATCGGGGCCGGCATGCGCTCCAACCCGGGCGTCTCCGCCACGTTCTTCCAGGCGCTCTCCGATGCCGGGATCAACATCAACATGATCTCGACCTCGGAGATCCGCATCTCCGTGGTGACCCGCGCCGACCTCCTCGACGCCGCCGTCCGCGCGATCCACTCGGCCTTCAACCTGGACGCCGAGTCCGAGGCGACGGTTTACGGCGGCACCGGCCGCTGA